CCCGAGTCGGCACCGGTCCGGAGCACCGCGCCGTGTTCGACGTCGACGAGTGCACCGGTGTCGATGAGTTGCACCGTCATCTCCTCGGCGAAAAACGGATTGCCGTCCGTCGCGTCGGCGATGTAGCGGACGACCTCGTTCCCGACCGACGCGCCGACGACGTCGCCGACGAGTGCCGCGAGCCCGTCGTCGTCGAGCGGGTGCAGATCGACGCGCAGGGTGGGCGCGTGCCGTCCGAGGTCGGCGAGCAGACCGGCGACCGCGGGATCGAGCTCGCTGTCGCGCGCGGTCGCGACGACCATCACGTCGGTGAGTGCCTCGTCGCGCACGAGATAGTGCAGCAGTGCGATCGAGGCGCGGTCCGCCCAGTGGAGGTCGTCGAGCACGACGACCACGGGCGCGCAGCCGGCGATGAGCGCGCCGACCGCTTCGAACAGGAGCCGTTGCTCCGTGCCGGCCTCGGCGACCGTGACGGGTGGGAGCGGTCCGACGCGGGTTTCGATGTCGGGCACGAGGCGCGTGAGCTCGCCGCGACCTCCGACCGCGCTCGCGAGTCGGGCCGGATCGGCGGCCGTGACGATCTGCCGCGCCACTTCGACGAACGGCGCGTACGCGCCGAGTCCTTCTTCACTCCCGCGGCCCCACGCGATCGCGACACCGGAGCGCGCGAGCTCCTCGGCGAGCGCGCTCGTGAGGCGGGTCTTCCCGATGCCGGCCTCGCCCGCGATGACGACGAGTCGCTGGCGGTCCGACCACGCGCGCCGAAGTTGCGCGAGCTCGTCGGCGCGTCCGACGAAGCGGGTGCGCCACGTGCGCGCGCGTTCCGCTCGCGGTGGCGCGCCCGGACTCGGTTCGGCGTCGACCGTGGTCGTGACCGCGGGTGCCACGGTCGCCTCGGTTTGGGCGTCGGCGTCGGCGGCGCGCGCGAGCTCCGCAACTGCCTCGGGCGACAGGTCGAGCGCACGCGCGAGCTGGCGGACCGTCGAGAGTCGTGGTGCGCGGCGCCGGCCCCGTTCGAGCGCGGCGACGGCGGTCGCACTGACCGCGGCGCGCTCGGCGAGGGCCTCCTGGGTGAGGCTCGCGGCGAGGCGATGTCGCCGCAGCAGCGTGCCGAAGCCCTCGGTCACGCGCGGGACGTCGCTCTCGACCCCCGGCCCATACCGGCGATGCTACGGCCGCGCGCCGACGGGGTCCGCCGGTCGAAGCGGCGACCGCGTGAACGCTCGGGGTACCCACCTGTCGCCGTGAACAGGCTGTCGATACGATCCCGTCGTCGTGTGAGGTGTGCCGCGACATCGGGGGCGGAATGAACGGACGGATGCGACGCGCGTGGGCGGGCGCGACGGTGGGCGTGCTCGCGCTCGCGACGGCTGGCGCGGCAATGGCTCCGGCCGGCGCGTCGGCGAACCGCCGCGCCGCGTCCGGCTTCGACTGGGCCTTCGCGAGCGGTGCGCAACGGCCGCCCACCTTGTTCGGCCCCACGGCGGCCTACGACTCGGCCACGAGCCAGCTCCTCATGTTCGGCGGCGCGACCACCGACACCTTGACCGCGCGGGACACGACCCAGCTGTGGACGGGGACCAAGTGGAAGACGCTGTCGCCGGCGCACCACCCGAGCAGCCGGTACGGCGCGGCCATGGCGTTCGATCCCGTCAACGAGCAGCTCATCCTCTTCGGTGGCTTCGGCGGAGACGACGGCAACTCGTTCCTGTCCGACACATGGTCGTGGACGGGCGACGACTGGGTGCACCTGCATCCCGCGGCACATCCGTCGCGTCGCTTCGACCCCGTCGCCGCGGCCGACGCCGCGACCGGGCTCGTGCTGTTCGGTGGTTACGACGGGACGCAGGTGCTCGGCGACACGTGGCAGTGGACCGGCTCGACGTGGAGTCCGGTCGCCACCGACGCCGCGCCGCCGCCGCGCACCGACGCGGCGTTCAGCGACGACGGCGCGCGGGGAGACCTCGTGCTGTTCGGCGGTTACGGCTCGAGTGCCAGCCTCGACGACACCTGGCGCTGGACCGGCACCGAGTGGATCGACGCCGCGCCCGCGCACGCGCCCACCCCGCGTCGCGGAATGTCGATGGCGTTCGATCCCGTGATCGCCGAGGTCGTCCTCTTCGGCGGGTACGACTCCCTCACCGCGAGCTACCAGCAGACGTGGACGTGGGACGGCGTCGACTGGACGCAGCAGCTCGCGCAGCACTCGCCCAATCGTCGCTCCGGCGGGGCGTTGGCGTTCGATGCCGCGACGCAGAACCTCGTGCTCTTCGGCGGCGATGCCGGGCTCGCGTACGGCGACACGTGGACGGGCCCGACGCGTGAGGACGACACCGCGCCCACGATCGTGGGCGCGACCGCGCCGATCCGGTTCACGGATCCGTTCGTCGTCGAGTTCAGCGAGTCGGTGGCCGTGCCGTGCTGTGACGCGATCACCGTCACCACCGACGGGGGATCGGTGCTCCCGACGACCGCGACCTGCTCCACGTCGCCGGATCCCGACGGTCGGTGCGAGACGTGGATGATCGACCACGCCGCCGCGCTGGTGCCCGGGCAGCACTACGACCTCGCGTTCGACGACGCGATCACCGATTGGGTCGGCAACCCGTTGGTGGCGACGAGTCTGCCGGTCCGCGCGTCGACGGCGGTTCGCGAGGACGACCCGCTGCTGCACGAACGCTGGGACGCGGTGAAGAACCCGGGCGCGCTCGGCGGTTCGTACTCGACCGAGCACACCGCCGGCGCGACCTACCGCTTCTCGTTCACCGGCACCTCGCTTCGGTGGCTCACCGTCACCGGGCCCGATGAGGGAAAGGCATTCGTTCGCATCACGAACCGGGGCGGCCACAAGGTCAGCCGCGTGGTCGACAACTTCGCGTCGTCGACCACGCTCGATGCGCCGGTCGACTTCACCGGGCTCGTGAACACGCGGCACACGATTCTGATCACCGTCGACGCCGCCGCGAACGTCGCGGTCGACGGCTTCGAGCTCGACGGCTCCGTGGTCGTCCCGACGCCGAAGGCGATCATGCGCTTCCCGCAGCGCTTCCTCGGCAGCGACACCTATGGCTTCACGACGACACCGGGCGCCGCGTTCTCGACGACGTTCCGCGGGACGTCGCTCACGTGGGTCGCACCCGTCGGGCCCGACGGTGGACGGGCGCGCGTCCTGGTGGATGGCGCGCCGGTCGCCGTCGTCAACCTGTACGCAAAGGCCGACGGCTTCCGCAACTACCAGTTCCCGACGTCCGACGCGCTCCATCGGGTCGACGTCGTGGTGCTGCCGCGCAAGTCGGGGAACCACACCGGTACGACCGTCGGCCTCGTGCGCTTCGACATCGGCTGACGGCGATTCCGGTCGACGCCCGCGCGTGCGATGAGAGGTGCACCGAGTTGCTCCGCCGACGCTCATACCCCGCACCCGCGGGTCGCCGGTCCGAAACGAGCGCGCTGGCTACGGTGTCGCGTGATGACGATCGCGGCGCATGACATCCCGGTCGCCCACACGCCGCCGGGCGGTTACGGCGACACCTTTCCCGATCCGGTGCTCGCCGCTTGCGACGAGCCCCTCGTCGACGGCGCGCCCGACCTTCGGGGCATGTGGGAAGTCGTCGGGGTCGAGGTCGACGGCGCGCCGGCCCCGGCGGGCCACGGCGCCTATGGCCACGTCGAGCGTGTCGAGCAGTGCGGCGACCGGCTCGTCGTCACCGGCAGCGGCATCATCCACGACATGCGCTGCGACGGCACGGTCGAGCACGGCGTCCACGACGTCATGCAGGCCGACTTCACGACCGAGATCTCCGTCGTCGCCAGCTATGAGGACGGCGTCCATGTTCTGCGACCGGTCGGCGTGCCGTTCGAGGTGACCCGCCGCCGTGACGGCGACGACATGATCTGGACCTACTTCGGCTTCACCGCGCGCCTGCGGCGCATCGACTGAGAGGTACCGATGGGCGACGGCCTGCTGCTCGACTCGCTGCAACGGCGGATGCGCACGATGCACTCGCTGTACTACCAGGCCGTCGACACGATGGACCTCGAGCACGTCAACCACTTCGAGCGCGAGGGCGTGCTGCCGATCGCCTTCTCCCTGTTCCACTACACGAACATGGAGGACGTCTGCTTCATGGCGATCACCGGGGTCGCCCCGGTCTGGGACGCCGACCGGCAGGCCAAGGTGCAGATGGCGATCAACGATCACGGCAAGCACCGCACGGTCGCCGAGATGATCCACCAGCGCGTCGGCGACTTCGAGGCGTTCAGGGACTATCAGCGCGCGGTGTTCGACCGGACCGAGGCGCACCTCGACTCGATCGACCCGGCCGACTTCACCCGAGTGGTCGTCCCCCGCCCGTTCCCGCCCGTGGTCGCGAGCACCTACAGCGCCCGGTGCGCGGGGCCCGACGGCATCACCGTGCTCGACGGGTTCGAGTGCTGGCTCTACCAGCACGGCCTGCGGCACATGGGTGAGATCGAGCTCGCCCGTGGCCTCGTCGGCCTCTCTGGAATGACCTCGTAGTTGTTGAAGTCGTTCCCATCGAGCGGCGGGCGGAGCGAGCGAGCGCCCTCGCCCACTCCCGTCCCGCGTCATGGAGCGGCGAGCGCCCGCGGGCCGGGTATCCCGGCCCGCAGCGAGCGCGACCAACAAGCATGACCAGCCGGCGCGCGCTCTGGGTCGGCGGCGCGCTGGGTCTCGTCTGCGTCGTGCTGCGGGTGGTGCCGTTCGTCGGCGCGCACATCGGCAAGGGACTCGACTCGTACGACTACCTCGCCTCGTCCCACGCCGGCTTCTTCACCCGTGACCTCTGGGCCGGCGACCGCGCGCCCGGCTATCCGCTCTATCTCAAGCTCGTGGACCGCAATCTCCATGTCGCGGTGGTCGGCCAGCTGGTCCTCGTCACCGCCGCCTGGCTGGTCCTTGCCCTGATGGCGGCGCGCGCGACCCGCGATCTCCGGCTCCAGATCGCGGCAGTCGTCGTCGTCCTGGGGTTCGGGGTGACCCTGGATGCGGTGCAGTGGGACCGCGTCATCAGCACCGAAGCGCTCTCCAGCGCCTTCGCGGTCGGCTTCCTCGCCGCCGTCCTCTGGCTGCGCGAGCGCTGGACCGGCCCGCGCGTCGCCGTCGCCGTCGTGCTCGCGCTGCTCATGACGGCCTTGCGCGACAGCAACGGCACCTTCCTCGGCCTGGTCGGCGTGGCGCTGTTGATCTGCGTGGCGGTTCGGGCGCTCCGGCCCCGCGTCCTCGTGCTCGCGGGCCTGCTCGTCGTGATCGCGGTCGCGGGCACGGTGAGCGCCGGGATCGGGAAGCGCTGGCAGGAGCCCGTTCAGAACGTCTTCACGATGCGGCTGTTCAACAGCCCCGAGCGGCTCCAGTCGCTCTATCACTCCGGTCTGCCCCTCACCCTCGGGCAGGTGATCGCCGTGCAGGGCCGCTGCGTCGCGGCCACGCCGATCCCGCCGTGCGCCAAGCTGCGATCGCCGGCCTTCTACGACTGGATCCAGGATCACGGGCGCGAGGCCTACATCCACGAGATGTGGAAGACGCCGGCGACGACCGTGTGGGAGCCGCTCTCCCACATCCGCGAGTCGGTCGGCACGCGCAATCGCGTCGACATCGCGAGCGGCACCTACGAGCACGCGCCCGTCTCGGAGGCGCTCGAGAAGGTGTTCGACGTCCGCAATCCCGCGGTCGCGGTCGGCTGGGCGATCGCGCTGCTCGTCCTGATGCTCGTCGCCGCGGTGCGTCGTCGACGCGGGGTCTGGGTGATCGCGACCGCGATGCTCGTCGCGACCTACCCGCACCTCTGGCTGGTGTGGGTCGGCGACGCGGAAGAGGTCACGCGTCACTCGTTGCTCGCGTCGATGCAGTTGCACCTCGCGCTGTTGCTCGGCACGGTTTGGCTGATCGACGCGTTCGTCGCGCGCGAGCACGCGCCGACCAGCTGAGCGCGCGTCCTACGCTCCGCACCTGGGTGAAGAGCGCGCGGCTGCGGGCTTCGAGTGGTGGGAGCCGCACGAGCGTGCGTTGCGACGCGCGCGCGTGCTGCGGGCGATCGGCGCGCTCGTGGTGTCGTCGTATCTCATCCTTCCGGTCGTGTCGGTGCTCGTCGTGGTGCGCGGGGGAGTCGGCGGGCTCTCGACGCGCGACTGGGTCGCGGTCGGCATCGGTTCGGCCGTCGTGCTCGCCGCAGCCGCGTCCGTCATCGCGCTCGTTGCCGCGCGCGGACCGCGGAAGCGGCTGCGCGGGTGGGCGGGCGCGCAACTCGCGCGTCCGGACGACGAGCGCGCGCTCGCGCCGGCGTTGAGCTCCTTCGCGCTCGCGCGTGGCGTGTCGGTGCCCGCGATGTGGGTGACCGACGCCGCCGCGGTGAACGCGTTCGCGTACGGGCGCGCCGACGCGTCGAATCTGTGTGTCACGCAGGGCGCGCTCGAGTTGCCGCCACACGAGCTCGCCGCGTTGAGTGCGGTCGAGATGACCGCACTCACGTACGCGCCATACCGCGCGTGCATCGCGGCGATCGACCTGATGCTCTTCGCCGAGTGGTGCATGCGCGTGCTGTGGCCGCTGGCGTGGGTCGTGCTCATCAGCCCGATGATCGGTGTTCCGCCGCTCGTTGCCGGCGTGTGGGCGTTCGGTGAGGCGCACGGATTCGAGCTCGACGAGCAGCGCAGCATCGTCGAGCAGGTTCGGCAGCACACGCGGCGCGCTCGCGCCGCCGCGGCGGCGCGCCAGGCGGGGACGGCGGTCGCGATCGACGCGCCGCGACGGCGACGCGCACGCCACCGCGGAACTGCGCGCGGAGAGTGAACTCCCTCCGAGACTGAGATCTCACAATCTGTGAGATCGTGCCCTGCGGACCGAAATCGGCGCCGGCACGCCAACCTGGTACTTCGCGCTCTGACCGACCAGGTCAGGCAGCCTATTGCCACTCTCCGTGGTCTTTGTTACCTTCCCGGTGGGCATTCTGACGGGTTGAAGGGCTTGGGGCATGACAACGCTGCGTGGTTGTTCCGTTGCCGCGATCTGTGCGCGGGGCGTGAACCGATGAGGTTCAAGTCGTCGCAGAAGAACAGCGCGCACGTCGATCCCGCGACGATCGACGGTCCGGCGCTGCCGACCGAGATCGCCGCGAAGGGCAACGGCAACGGCAACGGCCACACCGAGGTCGCCGCCGACGCGAACGGCAACGGCAAGGGCCGGCGCGCCGCGAAGAAGAACGGCAAGCCAACCGCCGCGCCGGTCGCGACGGTCGCCGCTCCGAGCGCGCCACCGGCCGCTCCCACCGCGACCGCGACGATCGCACCGCCCGCACCGAGCGCGACGAGCGCGACGAGCGCGAACGGTGGCGCGGTGCAACGACTCGGCGAGCTCCTCGTGTCGCGCGATCTCCTCACCGTCGACGACCTCGAGCGCGCGCTCGCGCAGCAGCAACCCGATCATCACCTCGGCGAGACGCTCGTCGCGATGAACGTGGTCGACGAGCGCAAGCTCATCGACGTCCTCGCGCAGCAGCTCGGTGTCGCGTCGGTCGACCTTCGTCGCGAGACGCCGTCGGAGGACGCGCTCGCCGCGCTCCCCGAAGCGACGGCGCGCGAGCTCGGCGCGATCCCGATGGTGCGTCGCGACAACATGCTCGACGTCGCGGTCGCGGACCCGCGCCGCGCCGGCCTCGTCGACGCGCTCGCCAAGGCATCGAAGTGTCGCGTCACGCTGCTCCTCGCGCCGGCGTCCGAGGTTCGCCGCGCGATCGACCAGTCGTACCGCGCGCTCGCCGACGTCGAGCGTCACATTCGCCAGTTCGAGCTCACGAGCCTGCAGCCCGCGCGCGTCGAGAACGCGCCGACGCTGCAGCAGGCGGTCGACAGCTCGGCGCCGGTCGTGCAGGTCGTGAACCTCATCGTCACGCAGGCACTGCGCGACCGCGCGTCCGACGTGCACATCGAGCCGATGGGCCACCAGATCCGCGTGCGTATGCGTATCGACGGCGCGTTGCAGGACGTGCTCACGCTGCCGGCCGACATGGGCCCCGCGATCGTGAGCCGCATCAAGGTCATGTCGGGCATGAACATCGTCGAGCGTCGGCGCGCGCAGGACGGGCAGTTCGAGACCGCGGTCGACAACCGCGCGCTCGACGTGCGCGTCTCGACCACGCCGGTCATCCACGGTGAGAAGACCGTGCTCCGACTCCTCGACAAGAGCCGCTCGCTCTACGAGATGACCGACCTCGGCATGCCCGGGCACGCGACCGAGGCGTTCTCGGACCTGCTCCGCTCACCCTTCGGCATGGTGCTCTGCGCCGGGCCGACGGGCAGCGGCAAGACGACGACGCTCTACGCGGCGCTCGCCGAGATCAACACGACCGAGCGCAACATCACGACGATCGAGGACCCCGTCGAGTACGTGCTCCCGACGGTCAACCAGATCCAGATCAACGAGGCCGCGGAGATCACCTTCGCCGGCGGGTTGAAGTCGATCCTCCGCCAGGACCCCGACGTGATCCTCGTCGGCGAGATCCGCGACGTGGAGACCGCCCGCATCGCCGTGCAGTCGGCGCTCACCGGGCACTTCGTGCTCTCCTCGCTCCACGCGACCGACGCCGCGTCGGCGATCCACCGCTTCCTCGACATGGGCATCGAGCCGTTCCTCATCGCCCCGTCGGTCCTCGCGGTCGTCGGCCAGCGGCTCGTCCGCCGCATCTGCCGTGAGTGTCGGGCGCCCTACGAGCCGCCCGCCGACGAGCTCGCGTTCTACGAATCGATCGGTGGCGCCGAGAAGACGCAGTTCTTCCACGGCGAAGGCTGCAACTTCTGCTCCGGCACCGGTTACCAGGAGCGCATCGGTGTCTACGAGGTGCTGCGCATGACGGACGCGATGCGCGAGCTGATCGTCGACCAGCCCGCGTACTCCGAGCTCCGAAAGCTCGCCATCGCGGAGGGCATGCACCCGCTGCGCGACGAAGCGCTGCGCCTCGTCGCCGAGGACACCACGACGATCCCCGAGATCCTGCGCAGCGTCTACCCGCTCTGACCGACCGATCCCGATTCGCGTTGCGCACGTTGTAGGAGCAGACAATGACGAAGTTCAAGTACGCCGCGGTCACCTCGGACGGGCAGTCCGTCTCGGGGATGCTCGAGGCCGATCACGCCAACGACGTACGCGCGCGGCTCGCCGAGAAGGGCATGTTCGCCCAGGCGATCAAGGAACGCCAAGGGCTCATGAAGCTCGAGCTCACGCCGAAGCGTGTACCGCGCCAGGAGATCATGAACTTCTCCCGGCAGCTGGCCGCGTTCGTGCGCGCGGGCATCCCGATCATCGACGCGATCGAGACGCTGCGTTCCGACATGAAGAACGATCGGCTCCGCAAGGTGCTGGCCGAGGTTGCGGAGTCGCTGCGTAGCGGCGAGACGCTCTCGAACGCGATCGGCGAGCACTCCGACGTGTTCCCCGGCTTCTACGTCACGATCCTGCGCTCGGCCGAGCTCACCGGTCACGTCGACACGGTGCTCGATCAGCTCGCGAGCTACATCGAGCGCGAGGAGAACGCACGCCGGAAGATCAAGTCGGCGCTGACGTACCCCGCGGTGATCATGGTGATGGCGATCTTGTCCGTCGTCATCATCGTGACCGTGGCGCTGCCGAAGTTCCGCGGCTTCTTCCAGGACCTCGACGCGAAGCTGCCGCTCCCGACGCGGATGCTGCTCGCGTTCACCGACTTCCTTCAGCACTGGGGTTGGGCGGTCGGCCTGGGCATGGTGCTGCTCGTCATCGCGACGACGCTCTACGTCAAGACGCCGCGCGGCCGACGGGTGAAGGACTCCTTCCTGCTGCGCGCACCGGTCTTCGGCGACCTCGTGCGCTTCACGCTGATCGAGCGCTTCTGCCGGATCCTGGCGTCGCTCGTGAAGGCCGGCGTCCAGATCCCCGACGCGATGGCCATCGCCAGTGGCTCGACGAGCAACGTCATCTACACGACCAAGCTCAACGAGGCCCGCGAGGCGATGATCCGCGGCGAGGGCATGTCGGGCCCGATCACGGCGACGGGACTCTTCCCGGGTGGCGTCTGCCAGATGGTGCGCGTCGGCGAGGACACCGGCACGCTCGACACCCAGCTCGAGACCGCGGCCGACTTCTACGGCAAGGAAGTGGGCTACAAGCTCGACCGGATGATCGCGCTCTTCGAGCCGCTGGTCATCGTCATCGTCGGTGTGATCGTCGGCTTCGTCGCCATCGCACTCGTGTCCGCCCTGTACGGCATCTTCAACCAGGTGAAGCTGTCGTGACGACGCCCAAGGTCGTCGTCGACGAACGCGGCTTCACGCTGAGCGAGGTGCTCATCGCGGTCGTGATCCTCGGGGTCGCGATCACGGCACTCCTCGGCTCGCTGAGCTCCGTGCTGTACACGTCGCGCGCCCACCGCAACCTCGCCACGGCCGACAGCGGCGTGCGCGCCTACGCCGAGCAGTTGCAAGCGGCCTCCTACGCGAGGTGCGCGTCGGTGACCGGTGCGGGCGCCTACCCGGCGATGACGAACATGCCCGCGGCCTTCTCGGTCACGATCACGAAGGTCGAGTACGGCGACGTGCTGACCGGCTCGAACCCGACGGACGCGTTCTCCA
The sequence above is drawn from the Acidimicrobiia bacterium genome and encodes:
- a CDS encoding prepilin-type N-terminal cleavage/methylation domain-containing protein, which codes for MTTPKVVVDERGFTLSEVLIAVVILGVAITALLGSLSSVLYTSRAHRNLATADSGVRAYAEQLQAASYARCASVTGAGAYPAMTNMPAAFSVTITKVEYGDVLTGSNPTDAFSTTQSQCQTGVTGDGTPYDTGVERITIVAHPFSGPGSQTLQIVKRNPVETS
- a CDS encoding type II secretion system F family protein, whose amino-acid sequence is MTKFKYAAVTSDGQSVSGMLEADHANDVRARLAEKGMFAQAIKERQGLMKLELTPKRVPRQEIMNFSRQLAAFVRAGIPIIDAIETLRSDMKNDRLRKVLAEVAESLRSGETLSNAIGEHSDVFPGFYVTILRSAELTGHVDTVLDQLASYIEREENARRKIKSALTYPAVIMVMAILSVVIIVTVALPKFRGFFQDLDAKLPLPTRMLLAFTDFLQHWGWAVGLGMVLLVIATTLYVKTPRGRRVKDSFLLRAPVFGDLVRFTLIERFCRILASLVKAGVQIPDAMAIASGSTSNVIYTTKLNEAREAMIRGEGMSGPITATGLFPGGVCQMVRVGEDTGTLDTQLETAADFYGKEVGYKLDRMIALFEPLVIVIVGVIVGFVAIALVSALYGIFNQVKLS
- a CDS encoding DinB family protein: MGDGLLLDSLQRRMRTMHSLYYQAVDTMDLEHVNHFEREGVLPIAFSLFHYTNMEDVCFMAITGVAPVWDADRQAKVQMAINDHGKHRTVAEMIHQRVGDFEAFRDYQRAVFDRTEAHLDSIDPADFTRVVVPRPFPPVVASTYSARCAGPDGITVLDGFECWLYQHGLRHMGEIELARGLVGLSGMTS
- a CDS encoding GspE/PulE family protein, which produces MRFKSSQKNSAHVDPATIDGPALPTEIAAKGNGNGNGHTEVAADANGNGKGRRAAKKNGKPTAAPVATVAAPSAPPAAPTATATIAPPAPSATSATSANGGAVQRLGELLVSRDLLTVDDLERALAQQQPDHHLGETLVAMNVVDERKLIDVLAQQLGVASVDLRRETPSEDALAALPEATARELGAIPMVRRDNMLDVAVADPRRAGLVDALAKASKCRVTLLLAPASEVRRAIDQSYRALADVERHIRQFELTSLQPARVENAPTLQQAVDSSAPVVQVVNLIVTQALRDRASDVHIEPMGHQIRVRMRIDGALQDVLTLPADMGPAIVSRIKVMSGMNIVERRRAQDGQFETAVDNRALDVRVSTTPVIHGEKTVLRLLDKSRSLYEMTDLGMPGHATEAFSDLLRSPFGMVLCAGPTGSGKTTTLYAALAEINTTERNITTIEDPVEYVLPTVNQIQINEAAEITFAGGLKSILRQDPDVILVGEIRDVETARIAVQSALTGHFVLSSLHATDAASAIHRFLDMGIEPFLIAPSVLAVVGQRLVRRICRECRAPYEPPADELAFYESIGGAEKTQFFHGEGCNFCSGTGYQERIGVYEVLRMTDAMRELIVDQPAYSELRKLAIAEGMHPLRDEALRLVAEDTTTIPEILRSVYPL